In Desulfovibrio aminophilus, the following proteins share a genomic window:
- a CDS encoding phosphoribosylanthranilate isomerase produces MSGPLVKVCGMTRSVDVRACRDLGVDLIGFIFHPKSPRCVEPSFAAGVPRGGPLKVGVFVDQSADEVNRIMDLAGLDLAQLHGGQDPEFCRAVGPERVLKALWPEALVSARTLEAEAARFADCCRALLLDAGKSGGGHGRPMDFTILQNADLKKDWFLAGGLGPETLSAALAACSPSGLDCNSGVEDAPGIKNRNKIAAVLRLVGRNV; encoded by the coding sequence GTGAGCGGCCCGCTGGTCAAGGTCTGCGGCATGACCCGCAGCGTGGACGTGCGCGCCTGCCGCGATCTCGGCGTGGACCTCATCGGTTTCATCTTCCATCCCAAGAGCCCGCGTTGCGTGGAGCCCTCCTTCGCGGCGGGCGTGCCCCGGGGCGGGCCGCTCAAGGTCGGGGTCTTCGTGGACCAGAGCGCGGACGAGGTGAACCGGATCATGGACCTGGCGGGGCTGGACTTGGCCCAGCTCCACGGCGGCCAGGATCCGGAGTTCTGCCGGGCCGTGGGGCCGGAACGGGTGCTCAAGGCCCTCTGGCCCGAGGCCCTGGTCTCGGCCCGGACCCTGGAGGCCGAGGCCGCGCGCTTCGCGGACTGCTGCCGGGCCCTGCTCCTGGACGCCGGGAAGAGCGGCGGGGGGCATGGCCGTCCGATGGATTTTACGATTTTGCAAAATGCTGATTTAAAAAAAGATTGGTTCCTCGCTGGTGGTCTCGGCCCGGAGACGCTTTCGGCCGCCCTGGCGGCCTGCTCGCCCTCGGGCCTGGACTGCAACTCCGGCGTGGAGGACGCGCCGGGGATCAAGAACCGGAACAAGATCGCGGCCGTGCTGCGGCTCGTCGGTCGCAACGTGTAA
- a CDS encoding glycosyltransferase, which yields MALRILYSGWFLGEGFRACGCEVAAFRPDAGRTLDEQVEATGFAPDLVFLEFFGDTPLPQAIHESRHRLAAYCVDSPLNEFWLLPLMRLFDHVYVDQLASVARFRRGGVPAAWLPLCVNEDHFREPRERPAHFLTFVGRTSETRVKRRNLLEHIAGRHEVRLLRDVSAGRMLDAFADSQVVLNENFFSGLNLRFLHALASGSLLLTERGGRGVERFFTDGEHFVSYDHTDILDVLDRLKRDPEAFRAVAAAGQAECRARHTSACRAASILDGLRAPSPARLSPAERGLHEAHAKYNRALRFGGNYCEAVHLLERAAGVLDDPSQALLLLGAADLRADRAGSGLPRLEQCAGLATRHGLDAAMKLLLVDSASERVFTRLARVVDLLHALGLDLRRYAKRIRLITGDGDRRFHCCLLCCDVFADLGRVFDVGFVKPEPERLPDSALECALLAFERAKTREALDAIIRCARKEGLTGEALPFINAAILEGAASDRQITQAAALALEYYDFAYAASLLASLKKRRAALAGS from the coding sequence ATGGCGTTGCGTATTCTTTATTCCGGCTGGTTTCTGGGCGAGGGGTTCCGCGCATGCGGCTGCGAGGTGGCGGCCTTCAGGCCCGACGCCGGGCGCACCCTGGACGAGCAGGTGGAGGCCACGGGTTTCGCGCCGGACCTGGTCTTCCTGGAGTTCTTCGGCGACACTCCGTTGCCCCAGGCGATCCATGAGAGCCGCCACCGGCTGGCCGCCTACTGCGTGGACAGTCCGCTCAACGAATTCTGGCTTCTTCCGCTCATGCGGCTTTTCGACCACGTCTACGTGGATCAGCTCGCCTCGGTGGCGCGGTTCCGCCGTGGCGGCGTTCCGGCCGCATGGCTCCCCCTGTGCGTCAACGAGGACCACTTCCGGGAGCCGAGGGAGCGGCCCGCGCATTTTCTGACCTTCGTGGGCCGCACCTCCGAGACCCGGGTCAAGCGGAGAAACCTCCTGGAGCACATCGCCGGACGCCATGAAGTGCGGCTGCTGCGGGACGTGAGCGCCGGGCGGATGCTCGACGCGTTCGCGGACTCCCAGGTGGTGCTCAACGAGAATTTCTTCTCCGGCCTGAATCTGCGCTTCCTGCACGCCCTGGCCTCGGGTTCGCTTCTGCTCACGGAACGCGGGGGCCGCGGCGTGGAGCGCTTCTTCACCGACGGGGAGCATTTCGTATCCTACGACCACACCGACATCCTGGACGTGCTCGACCGGCTCAAGCGCGACCCGGAGGCGTTCCGGGCCGTGGCCGCCGCCGGGCAGGCCGAGTGCCGGGCCCGCCACACCAGCGCCTGCCGGGCCGCGTCGATCCTGGACGGCCTCCGCGCACCATCCCCGGCGCGCCTGTCCCCGGCGGAGCGCGGCCTGCATGAGGCCCATGCCAAATACAATCGCGCCTTGCGCTTCGGTGGAAATTATTGCGAGGCCGTGCATCTTCTGGAGCGGGCGGCCGGAGTCCTGGACGATCCCTCGCAGGCCCTGCTTCTGCTCGGCGCGGCCGACCTGCGCGCGGACCGGGCCGGGTCGGGCCTGCCGCGCCTGGAGCAATGCGCGGGTCTGGCCACGCGGCATGGCCTGGACGCGGCCATGAAGCTTCTCCTGGTGGACAGCGCTTCCGAACGGGTCTTCACCCGGCTGGCGCGGGTGGTGGACCTGCTGCACGCCCTGGGCCTGGACCTGCGCCGGTACGCCAAGCGGATCCGCCTGATCACCGGGGACGGGGACCGGCGTTTCCACTGCTGCCTGCTGTGTTGCGATGTTTTTGCCGACCTTGGGCGGGTGTTCGACGTGGGATTCGTCAAGCCGGAGCCGGAGCGCCTGCCCGACTCCGCCCTGGAGTGCGCGCTCCTGGCCTTCGAACGCGCCAAGACCAGGGAGGCGCTCGACGCGATCATCCGCTGCGCCCGGAAAGAGGGACTGACGGGCGAGGCCCTGCCCTTCATCAACGCCGCCATCCTGGAGGGCGCGGCCTCGGACCGGCAGATCACCCAGGCCGCCGCGCTGGCCCTGGAATACTACGATTTCGCCTATGCCGCGTCCCTGCTCGCGTCGCTGAAGAAGCGCCGCGCCGCCCTCGCCGGTTCCTGA
- a CDS encoding indole-3-glycerol-phosphate synthase gives MLERFRQAKQAEITRLRAAAEAGSLPAPLAGARPGFQAALSAGGPCAVIAEYKRASPSRGVINLSLEPGDVARMYARAGASALSVLTEEVHFQGRLEYLAAMTGPGLPLLRKDFLFHPLQVLETAGTPASALLLIARMFREARELRDLREMAEGLGLEAVVEVFDAADMDLARESGAALIQVNNRDLERLSVSLDVSRGLAGQRREGEFWISASGVERPEQVRELASLGFGAVLVGTSLMSSADPGAALAALAAAGRRP, from the coding sequence ATGCTTGAGCGCTTCCGCCAGGCCAAGCAGGCCGAGATCACCCGCCTGCGCGCCGCGGCCGAGGCCGGGAGCCTGCCCGCGCCCCTGGCCGGAGCGCGGCCCGGATTCCAGGCGGCGCTGTCCGCCGGGGGGCCGTGCGCGGTCATCGCCGAGTACAAGCGGGCCTCGCCCTCGCGGGGCGTGATCAATCTCTCCCTGGAGCCCGGCGACGTGGCCCGGATGTATGCCCGGGCCGGGGCCTCGGCCCTGTCCGTGCTCACCGAGGAGGTCCATTTCCAGGGGCGGCTGGAATACCTCGCGGCCATGACCGGCCCGGGCCTGCCGCTGCTGCGCAAGGACTTCCTCTTCCACCCGCTGCAGGTGCTGGAGACGGCCGGCACCCCGGCCTCGGCCCTGCTGCTCATCGCGCGCATGTTCCGGGAGGCCCGCGAACTGCGCGACCTGCGGGAGATGGCCGAGGGACTGGGCCTGGAGGCCGTGGTGGAGGTCTTCGACGCGGCCGACATGGACCTGGCCCGGGAGTCCGGGGCCGCGCTCATCCAGGTGAACAACCGCGACTTGGAGCGGCTCAGCGTGAGCCTGGACGTCTCGCGCGGCCTGGCCGGGCAGCGCCGCGAGGGCGAGTTCTGGATCAGCGCCAGCGGCGTGGAGCGGCCGGAGCAGGTGCGCGAGCTGGCCTCCCTGGGCTTCGGGGCCGTGCTGGTGGGCACCTCGCTCATGTCCAGCGCGGACCCGGGCGCGGCCCTGGCCGCCCTGGCGGCGGCGGGGAGGCGGCCGTGA
- the trpA gene encoding tryptophan synthase subunit alpha produces the protein MNSLLTEKITAAKAAGRLGLIPFLPGGYPDKAGFWDVLAALDAGGADIIEIGMPFSDPVADGPVVEAASLQALEQGVNLAWILSGLAANRARLSAGIVLMGYYNPVLQYGLERFAEDAAKAGVNGLILADLPFEEAGEIRALLAARNIDLIPLVGLNTSRERMKLYAGNARGFVYFVSVLGTTGERTSLPDEVRQGLALARECFDIPLALGFGIKSPEQLKELSGLIDAAVFGSSLIRHLDAGGDAAGFMARWAK, from the coding sequence ATGAATTCGCTTCTCACCGAGAAAATCACGGCGGCCAAGGCCGCCGGACGACTGGGCCTCATCCCCTTCCTGCCCGGGGGCTACCCGGACAAGGCGGGCTTCTGGGACGTCCTGGCGGCCCTGGACGCGGGCGGGGCCGACATCATCGAGATCGGCATGCCCTTCTCCGACCCCGTGGCCGACGGCCCCGTGGTCGAGGCCGCCTCGCTCCAGGCCCTGGAGCAGGGCGTGAACCTGGCCTGGATCCTCTCCGGGTTGGCCGCGAACCGGGCCCGGCTGAGCGCGGGCATCGTGCTCATGGGCTACTACAATCCCGTGCTCCAGTACGGCCTGGAGCGCTTCGCCGAAGACGCCGCCAAGGCCGGGGTCAACGGCCTGATCCTGGCCGACCTGCCCTTCGAGGAGGCCGGGGAAATCCGCGCCCTCCTGGCCGCGCGGAACATCGACCTCATCCCCCTGGTGGGCCTGAACACCTCCCGGGAACGCATGAAGCTCTATGCCGGGAACGCCCGGGGCTTCGTCTACTTCGTCTCGGTGCTGGGCACCACGGGCGAGCGGACCAGCCTGCCGGACGAGGTGCGCCAGGGCCTGGCCCTGGCCCGGGAGTGCTTCGACATTCCCCTGGCCCTGGGCTTCGGCATCAAGTCCCCGGAACAGCTCAAGGAACTGAGCGGGCTGATCGACGCGGCCGTGTTCGGGTCGAGCCTCATCCGGCACCTGGACGCGGGCGGCGACGCGGCGGGCTTCATGGCCCGTTGGGCGAAATAG
- the trpB gene encoding tryptophan synthase subunit beta, translating into MKKGYFGDFGGQFVPELLMPPLLELETVLNEVVRTDDFRARLAGELRDYVGRPSALTRCPTLSERTGVDIWLKREDLNHSGSHKINNTIGQGLLTKMIGKKVLMAETGAGQHGVATATAAARFGLSCVVFMGALDVERQSHNVHRMKLLGAEVVAVESGTRTLKDAINAALRYWIAEQRSAHYCFGTAAGPHPFPELVHEFQAVISREARAQFLERAGRLPHAVVACVGGGSNAIGMFHEFLPDRGVRLIGVEAGGSGEPGCFNSAPLNLGAPGVLHGMHTQLLQTKEGQILPSHSIAPGLDYPGVGPEHSALQASGRAEYGLVNDAQALAAFQALTLSEGILPALESCHALAWVLENAAALKGQSVIVCLSGRGDKDLDIVEQNLG; encoded by the coding sequence ATGAAGAAAGGCTACTTCGGAGACTTCGGCGGGCAGTTCGTGCCCGAGCTGCTCATGCCGCCGCTGCTGGAACTGGAGACGGTCCTCAACGAGGTGGTGCGCACCGACGATTTCCGCGCCCGCCTGGCCGGGGAACTGCGGGACTACGTCGGCCGCCCCTCGGCCCTGACCCGCTGCCCCACGCTCTCGGAGCGCACGGGCGTGGACATCTGGCTCAAGCGCGAGGACCTGAATCACTCGGGTTCGCACAAGATCAACAACACAATCGGCCAGGGCCTGCTGACCAAGATGATCGGCAAGAAGGTGCTCATGGCCGAGACCGGCGCGGGCCAGCACGGCGTGGCCACGGCCACGGCCGCCGCCCGCTTCGGCCTGTCCTGCGTGGTCTTCATGGGTGCGCTGGATGTGGAGCGCCAGTCGCACAACGTGCACCGCATGAAGCTCCTGGGGGCCGAGGTGGTGGCCGTGGAGTCCGGCACGCGCACGCTCAAGGACGCCATCAACGCGGCCCTGCGCTACTGGATCGCGGAGCAGCGCTCGGCGCACTACTGCTTCGGCACGGCCGCCGGGCCGCATCCCTTCCCGGAGCTGGTGCATGAGTTCCAGGCCGTGATCAGCCGCGAGGCCCGGGCCCAGTTCCTGGAGCGGGCCGGGCGTCTGCCCCATGCCGTGGTGGCCTGCGTGGGCGGCGGCTCCAACGCCATCGGCATGTTCCACGAGTTCCTCCCGGACCGCGGGGTGCGGCTCATCGGCGTGGAGGCCGGAGGCTCGGGCGAGCCGGGCTGCTTCAACTCCGCGCCGCTCAATCTGGGCGCCCCCGGCGTGCTCCACGGCATGCACACCCAGCTGCTCCAGACCAAGGAGGGCCAGATTCTGCCCTCGCATTCCATCGCCCCGGGCCTGGACTATCCGGGCGTGGGACCGGAGCACTCGGCGCTCCAAGCCTCTGGCCGGGCCGAGTACGGCCTGGTCAACGACGCCCAGGCCCTGGCCGCGTTCCAGGCCCTGACCCTGAGCGAGGGCATCCTCCCGGCTTTGGAATCCTGCCACGCCCTGGCCTGGGTGCTGGAGAACGCCGCCGCCCTCAAGGGCCAGAGCGTCATCGTCTGCCTCTCCGGCAGGGGCGACAAGGACCTGGACATCGTGGAGCAGAACCTCGGCTGA